A single Streptomyces sp. 2114.4 DNA region contains:
- a CDS encoding YfjP family GTPase → MVQPRSPAGVEGGGVGPYRWVAGGGRRAAGGGLRGRLDALRELIALSRSRLDGRALEGAGRVLETAGERYRLSGEHTVVAIAGATGSGKSSLFNALAGANRSQVGPRRPTTAEPVACVWPGSRSGAEGLLHRLGVPAHRRHAPADGSSELHGLILIDLPDHDSSATEHRAQVDRMLELVDAMIWVVDPEKYADAVLHERYLRPLAGYAEVMFVVLNQVDRLPGDAADQVVDDLRRLLDEDGLALGEHGEPGAAVLALSAATGRGVGELRESLGQFVAERGAADRRLAADVDAAAERLRSVYAAQRRVGLTEQARAEFDDRLAEAVGAVATGRAAERDWLRYAERACGSPWARMRGWRGSRGSRWGLWGSGGGTTGAAGIGGGLTGAGRAEAGRTGAGRQGASGELPAAGGAAREAGEPAVDGRAAARPVVEQAVRTVAAEAAHGLPAPWAQAVREAADRGAYGLPEALDKVAADAEESLRGGPGVKPRWWKVAASLQGLLSVLQVVGVLWLLGAVTGAGGATAWVFGLLPALLGSVGGPALAWLCRVVARGPARRYGQDAERRLRGAAAGCGRARVLEPVAAELLRYREVREQYAVASGA, encoded by the coding sequence ATGGTTCAGCCGCGTTCGCCGGCGGGTGTGGAGGGTGGGGGCGTGGGCCCCTACCGGTGGGTGGCGGGTGGTGGGCGGCGGGCCGCCGGGGGTGGGCTGCGCGGGCGGCTGGATGCCTTGCGGGAGTTGATCGCGCTGTCCCGGTCCCGGCTGGACGGGCGGGCGCTGGAGGGCGCGGGGCGGGTGCTGGAGACGGCGGGCGAGCGCTACCGGCTGTCCGGCGAGCACACCGTCGTCGCCATCGCGGGCGCGACCGGCAGCGGTAAGTCGTCGCTCTTCAATGCGCTGGCCGGGGCGAACCGTTCGCAGGTCGGGCCGCGGCGGCCGACGACCGCGGAGCCGGTGGCCTGTGTCTGGCCGGGCAGCCGGTCGGGCGCGGAAGGGCTGCTGCACCGGCTGGGCGTGCCCGCGCACCGGCGGCACGCACCGGCGGACGGCAGCTCCGAGCTGCACGGGCTCATCCTGATCGACCTGCCCGACCACGACTCCTCGGCCACCGAGCACCGCGCTCAGGTGGACCGGATGCTGGAGCTGGTGGACGCGATGATCTGGGTGGTGGATCCGGAGAAGTACGCGGATGCGGTGCTGCACGAGCGCTACCTGCGGCCGTTGGCGGGCTACGCCGAGGTCATGTTCGTCGTCCTCAACCAGGTGGACCGGCTGCCCGGGGACGCCGCCGACCAGGTGGTGGACGATCTGCGCAGGCTGCTGGACGAGGACGGGCTGGCCCTCGGCGAACACGGGGAGCCCGGGGCGGCGGTGCTGGCACTGTCCGCCGCGACCGGCAGGGGTGTGGGTGAACTGCGGGAGTCACTGGGCCAGTTCGTCGCGGAGCGGGGAGCGGCCGACCGGCGGCTGGCGGCGGATGTGGATGCGGCCGCCGAGCGGTTGCGGTCCGTATATGCGGCACAGAGGCGGGTCGGGCTGACCGAGCAGGCCCGTGCGGAGTTCGACGACCGGCTGGCGGAGGCGGTCGGGGCGGTGGCCACGGGGCGCGCGGCGGAACGGGACTGGCTGCGGTACGCGGAGCGCGCGTGCGGGTCACCGTGGGCGCGGATGCGGGGGTGGCGGGGGAGCCGCGGGAGCCGGTGGGGACTGTGGGGCTCCGGGGGCGGGACAACGGGCGCAGCGGGTATCGGGGGAGGGCTCACGGGCGCCGGGCGGGCGGAGGCGGGGCGCACGGGCGCGGGGCGGCAGGGGGCGTCCGGTGAGCTGCCTGCGGCCGGTGGCGCGGCCCGTGAGGCAGGGGAGCCGGCGGTGGACGGCCGGGCCGCGGCACGGCCCGTGGTGGAGCAGGCCGTCCGCACGGTGGCTGCTGAGGCGGCGCACGGATTGCCGGCGCCCTGGGCCCAGGCGGTGCGGGAGGCGGCGGACCGGGGGGCGTACGGGCTGCCGGAGGCGTTGGACAAGGTGGCGGCGGATGCCGAGGAGTCGCTGCGGGGCGGGCCTGGAGTGAAACCGCGATGGTGGAAGGTTGCCGCCTCGTTGCAGGGGCTGCTGTCCGTACTCCAAGTCGTCGGTGTGCTGTGGCTGCTGGGCGCCGTCACGGGGGCGGGTGGGGCGACGGCTTGGGTCTTCGGGCTGCTGCCCGCGCTTCTCGGCTCGGTGGGCGGGCCGGCGCTGGCGTGGCTGTGCCGGGTGGTGGCACGCGGACCGGCCAGGCGTTACGGGCAGGACGCCGAGCGGCGGCTGCGGGGTGCGGCGGCCGGGTGTGGACGGGCGCGAGTCCTGGAGCCGGTCGCCGCCGAGCTGTTGCGCTATCGCGAGGTACGGGAGCAGTACGCGGTGGCGTCGGGCGCCTGA
- a CDS encoding LAETG motif-containing sortase-dependent surface protein translates to MLSMKRRGAARLAAAVVASGLVAAGAIATAGTAAADDTTPTHGGATATLGGLKTFDQAVVHNDGGDQRVGAGLFEMAVDNGGTLQTYCIDIHNPTQQQAKYQEVPWSASSLHNNGDAGKIRWILQNSYPQVNDLATLASKAGAGNLTEKTAAAGTQVAIWRFSDHAKVDAVDPAAEKLADYLEKSAQNVGEPKASLTLDPPAVSGKSGSKLGPVTVHTNADSVTISPAAGVPAGVKVVGKDGKPVTSATDGTQLFFDVPKGAADGSTSLTAQAATKVPVGRAFTGIGEHAKSQTQILAGSSESTVSAAATVSWKKQGAIPAITAEKNCAKGGVDVTAANKGDEAFRFQLSGKNYEIAPGKSQTVTVPVSEDQPYNITIKGEGGFKKSFSGVLDCKTAGSGGGKPSSQPSPASVGGSTGGDKGGDLAETGSSNATPMIAGVAVVLVVVGGAAVFFLRKKKTGTPAQ, encoded by the coding sequence ATGCTTTCGATGAAGAGGCGGGGCGCAGCTCGCCTTGCCGCCGCGGTCGTGGCCTCGGGCCTGGTCGCGGCGGGTGCGATAGCCACCGCGGGCACTGCCGCGGCGGATGACACGACCCCCACGCACGGGGGTGCCACCGCCACGCTCGGCGGTCTGAAGACCTTCGACCAGGCGGTCGTGCACAACGACGGAGGGGACCAGCGCGTGGGCGCGGGCCTCTTCGAGATGGCGGTCGACAACGGCGGCACGCTCCAGACGTACTGCATCGACATCCACAACCCGACGCAGCAGCAGGCGAAGTACCAGGAAGTGCCCTGGAGCGCCTCGTCGCTGCACAACAACGGGGACGCGGGCAAGATCCGCTGGATTCTGCAGAACTCGTACCCGCAGGTGAACGACCTGGCCACGCTCGCCTCCAAGGCCGGCGCCGGCAACCTCACCGAGAAGACCGCCGCGGCCGGCACCCAGGTCGCGATCTGGCGCTTCTCCGACCATGCCAAGGTGGACGCGGTCGACCCGGCGGCCGAGAAGCTTGCCGACTACCTCGAGAAGAGCGCACAGAACGTCGGCGAGCCCAAGGCGTCGCTGACCCTGGACCCGCCGGCGGTCTCCGGCAAGTCCGGCAGCAAGCTCGGCCCGGTCACCGTGCACACCAACGCCGACAGCGTCACGATCTCCCCCGCCGCCGGTGTGCCGGCCGGTGTGAAGGTCGTCGGCAAGGACGGCAAGCCGGTCACCAGCGCGACCGATGGCACCCAGCTGTTCTTCGACGTGCCCAAGGGCGCCGCCGACGGCAGCACCTCGCTGACCGCGCAGGCCGCGACCAAGGTCCCGGTCGGCCGTGCCTTCACCGGCATCGGTGAGCACGCCAAGAGCCAGACCCAGATCCTGGCCGGTTCCAGCGAGTCCACGGTCTCCGCGGCCGCCACGGTCTCCTGGAAGAAGCAGGGCGCCATCCCGGCGATCACCGCCGAGAAGAACTGCGCCAAGGGCGGCGTGGACGTCACGGCGGCCAACAAGGGCGATGAGGCCTTCCGCTTCCAGCTCTCCGGCAAGAACTACGAGATCGCCCCGGGCAAGTCGCAGACCGTGACGGTCCCGGTGTCCGAGGACCAGCCGTACAACATCACGATCAAGGGTGAGGGCGGCTTCAAGAAGTCCTTCTCCGGGGTCCTGGACTGCAAGACCGCCGGCAGCGGCGGCGGCAAGCCCTCCTCGCAGCCCAGCCCGGCCTCGGTCGGCGGCAGCACGGGCGGCGACAAGGGCGGCGACCTCGCCGAGACCGGTTCCAGCAACGCCACTCCGATGATCGCGGGCGTCGCGGTCGTCCTCGTCGTGGTCGGCGGCGCCGCGGTGTTCTTCCTCCGCAAGAAGAAGACCGGCACCCCGGCTCAGTGA
- a CDS encoding globin, giving the protein MNKIPRGTLEEQTFYEQVGGEETFRRLVHRFYQGVAEDPLLRPMYPEEDLGPAEERLALFLMQYWGGPRTYSDGRGHPRLRMRHAPFTVDRAAHDAWLRHMRDAVDSLDLSEAHATQLWNYLTYAAATMINTAD; this is encoded by the coding sequence GTGAACAAGATTCCACGCGGCACGCTCGAGGAGCAGACCTTCTACGAACAGGTCGGTGGCGAGGAGACCTTCCGGCGCCTGGTACACCGCTTCTACCAGGGAGTCGCCGAGGACCCGCTGCTGCGGCCGATGTACCCGGAGGAGGACCTGGGCCCGGCCGAGGAGCGGCTGGCGCTCTTCCTCATGCAGTACTGGGGCGGCCCCCGTACGTACAGCGACGGACGCGGACACCCGCGGCTGCGGATGCGGCACGCCCCCTTCACCGTCGACCGGGCCGCCCACGACGCCTGGCTGCGCCACATGCGGGACGCGGTGGACTCCCTCGACCTGTCCGAGGCGCACGCCACGCAGCTGTGGAACTACCTCACGTACGCGGCCGCCACAATGATCAACACCGCGGACTGA
- a CDS encoding thioesterase family protein, which produces MRHLYSCPLRWSDMDAFGHVNNAVFVRYLEEARIDFMRRLAPGGGSPSFTGGSVVARHEIDYVRPLVHRPAPVTVELWVTKISAASMTVGYEVKDEDTLYLRASTVVVPYNFTEERPRRLTAEEKAILKEYLDDASHQTSQPKGTVAV; this is translated from the coding sequence GTGCGTCACCTCTACTCCTGCCCCCTGCGCTGGTCGGACATGGACGCCTTCGGCCATGTCAACAACGCGGTGTTCGTCCGCTACCTCGAAGAGGCGCGGATCGACTTCATGCGCCGGCTGGCGCCGGGGGGCGGCAGTCCGTCGTTCACGGGCGGCTCGGTCGTCGCCCGGCACGAGATCGACTATGTGCGGCCGCTGGTGCACCGGCCCGCCCCGGTGACCGTCGAACTGTGGGTGACGAAGATCAGCGCCGCGTCGATGACGGTCGGCTACGAGGTCAAGGACGAGGACACGCTCTACCTGCGCGCCTCGACCGTCGTCGTCCCGTACAACTTCACCGAGGAGCGTCCGCGCCGCCTCACCGCGGAGGAGAAGGCGATCCTCAAGGAGTATCTGGACGACGCCTCGCACCAGACGTCGCAACCGAAGGGAACCGTCGCGGTATGA
- a CDS encoding VWA domain-containing protein, translating into MAHFTKSRVPRFCAEVYQNPYLPEGGREVHAIVTVTATGGGTTGGRPVRPAGTGGPDAGVVIMVDCSGSMDHPPEKMRGAREATAAAIDTVRDGAGFAVVAGNHRAAEIFPGDGKLAVAGAATRARAKEALRKLSAGGGTAIGTWLRLTARLLSGAAVGVRHAVLLTDGRNEHESPQELRAALDACAGSFTCDARGVGTDWEVKEVTRIASALLGTADIVADPAHLAADFTRLMERAMGKEIADVTLRLWTPLGAETVFVRQVAPAVADLTGRRRDSGPRSGDYPTGSWGDESRDYHLCLRVPAAAVGQEMLAGRVSLIISAPDGPAPCATPPRRLAQGLVRAVWTDDVTASTSIDPQVAHYTGQAELAYLIQQGLDARKSGDTEGATAKLGRAVQLAGASGNEETAKLLAKVVDVVDAATGTVRLKAKVAEADEMTLETRSTKTVRMKN; encoded by the coding sequence ATGGCCCACTTCACCAAGTCCCGTGTGCCGCGCTTCTGCGCCGAGGTGTACCAGAACCCCTACCTGCCCGAAGGCGGGCGCGAGGTGCACGCCATCGTGACGGTCACCGCGACCGGGGGCGGCACGACCGGGGGCCGGCCGGTCCGTCCGGCGGGCACCGGCGGCCCGGACGCCGGAGTGGTGATCATGGTGGACTGCTCCGGGTCGATGGACCATCCGCCGGAGAAGATGCGCGGCGCCCGGGAGGCGACGGCCGCCGCCATCGACACCGTGCGCGACGGTGCCGGCTTCGCGGTGGTGGCCGGAAATCACCGGGCCGCCGAGATCTTCCCCGGCGACGGCAAGCTGGCCGTGGCCGGTGCGGCCACCCGCGCGCGGGCGAAGGAAGCGCTGCGGAAGCTGAGCGCGGGCGGCGGTACGGCCATCGGGACCTGGCTGCGGCTGACCGCCCGGCTGCTGTCGGGGGCCGCGGTGGGTGTCCGGCACGCCGTGCTGCTCACCGACGGCCGCAATGAACACGAGTCACCGCAGGAGCTGCGCGCCGCCCTGGACGCCTGCGCCGGCTCCTTCACCTGCGACGCCCGCGGTGTCGGCACGGACTGGGAGGTCAAGGAGGTCACCCGGATCGCCTCGGCGCTGCTCGGCACCGCCGATATCGTCGCCGATCCGGCGCACCTCGCCGCCGACTTCACCCGGCTGATGGAGAGGGCGATGGGCAAGGAGATCGCCGATGTCACCCTGCGGCTGTGGACCCCGCTGGGCGCCGAGACCGTCTTCGTCCGGCAAGTGGCGCCCGCCGTGGCGGACTTGACGGGCCGGCGCCGGGATTCCGGCCCGCGGTCGGGGGACTATCCGACCGGCTCCTGGGGTGACGAGTCCCGCGACTACCACCTCTGCCTGCGGGTCCCCGCGGCCGCCGTCGGCCAGGAAATGCTGGCCGGCCGCGTCTCGCTGATCATCTCCGCACCGGACGGCCCCGCCCCGTGCGCCACCCCGCCGCGGCGGCTGGCACAGGGGCTCGTACGCGCCGTGTGGACGGACGATGTGACTGCTTCCACATCGATCGATCCGCAGGTCGCGCACTACACAGGACAGGCGGAACTGGCATATCTCATCCAGCAGGGACTGGATGCCCGTAAGTCGGGTGATACCGAAGGCGCCACGGCGAAATTGGGCCGTGCGGTGCAGCTCGCAGGCGCCTCGGGGAACGAGGAGACTGCGAAACTCCTTGCGAAGGTGGTGGACGTCGTCGATGCGGCGACCGGTACTGTGCGACTGAAGGCGAAGGTCGCCGAGGCGGACGAGATGACTCTCGAGACGCGCTCGACGAAAACCGTTCGCATGAAGAATTAG
- the ettA gene encoding energy-dependent translational throttle protein EttA: protein MAEYIYTMRKARKAHGDKVILDDVTLSFLPGAKIGVVGPNGAGKSTVLKIMAGLEQPSNGDAFLSPGYTVGMLLQEPPLDESKTVLQNVQDGAAEIMGKLHRFNEVAELMATDYSDALMEEMGKLQEDLDHANAWDLDTQLEQAMDALGCPPGDWPVTNLSGGERRRVALCKLLLEAPDLLLLDEPTNHLDAESVQWLEQHLAKYPGTVVAVTHDRYFLDHVAQWICEVDRGRLHGYEGNYSKYLETKETRLKVEGQKDAKRAKRLKEELEWVRSNAKGRQAKSKSRLARYEEMAAEADKMRKLDFEEIQIPPGPRLGNVVVEVDKLNKAFGEKVLIDDLSFTLPRNGIVGVIGPNGAGKTTLFKMLQGLETPDSGDIKVGETVKISYVDQSRENIDPKKTLWAVVSDELDYINVGQVEMPSRAYVSAFGFKGPDQQKPAGVLSGGERNRLNLALTLKQGGNLLLLDEPTNDLDVETLSSLENALLEFPGCAVVVSHDRWFLDRVATHILAYEGESKWFWFEGNFESYEKNKVERLGADAARPHRATYKKLTRG, encoded by the coding sequence TTGGCTGAGTACATCTACACGATGCGCAAGGCGCGCAAGGCGCACGGCGACAAGGTCATCCTCGATGACGTGACGCTGAGCTTCCTGCCGGGCGCAAAGATCGGTGTCGTGGGTCCCAACGGCGCCGGCAAGTCCACGGTGCTGAAGATCATGGCCGGTCTTGAGCAGCCGTCGAACGGTGACGCTTTCCTCTCCCCCGGCTACACCGTCGGCATGCTCCTGCAGGAGCCGCCGCTGGACGAGTCCAAGACGGTGCTGCAGAACGTGCAGGACGGCGCTGCCGAGATCATGGGCAAGCTCCACCGCTTCAACGAGGTCGCCGAGCTGATGGCGACCGACTACTCCGACGCGCTGATGGAGGAGATGGGCAAGCTCCAGGAGGACCTCGACCACGCCAACGCCTGGGACCTGGACACCCAGCTCGAGCAGGCCATGGACGCGCTGGGCTGCCCGCCCGGCGACTGGCCGGTCACCAACCTCTCCGGTGGTGAGCGCCGCCGCGTCGCGCTGTGCAAGCTGCTGCTGGAGGCCCCCGACCTGCTGCTCCTCGACGAGCCCACCAACCACCTGGACGCCGAGTCCGTGCAGTGGCTGGAGCAGCACCTCGCGAAGTACCCCGGCACCGTCGTCGCCGTCACCCACGACCGGTACTTCCTCGACCACGTCGCCCAGTGGATCTGCGAGGTCGACCGCGGCCGCCTGCACGGCTACGAGGGCAACTACTCCAAGTACCTGGAGACCAAGGAGACCCGTCTCAAGGTCGAGGGGCAGAAGGACGCCAAGCGCGCCAAGCGTCTGAAGGAAGAACTGGAGTGGGTGCGCTCCAACGCCAAGGGGCGGCAGGCCAAGTCCAAGTCGCGACTGGCCCGTTACGAGGAAATGGCCGCCGAGGCCGACAAGATGCGGAAGCTGGACTTCGAGGAGATCCAGATCCCGCCGGGCCCGCGTCTGGGCAATGTCGTCGTCGAGGTCGACAAGCTCAACAAGGCCTTCGGCGAGAAGGTCCTGATCGACGACCTGAGCTTCACCCTGCCCCGTAACGGCATCGTCGGCGTCATCGGCCCGAACGGCGCCGGCAAGACCACGCTGTTCAAGATGCTCCAGGGCCTGGAGACCCCGGACTCCGGTGACATCAAGGTCGGCGAGACCGTCAAGATCTCCTACGTCGACCAGAGCCGCGAGAACATCGACCCCAAGAAGACCCTGTGGGCCGTGGTCTCCGACGAGCTCGACTACATCAACGTCGGCCAGGTCGAGATGCCCTCGCGCGCCTATGTGTCCGCGTTCGGCTTCAAGGGTCCGGACCAGCAGAAGCCGGCCGGGGTGCTCTCCGGTGGTGAGCGCAACCGCCTCAACCTGGCGCTCACCCTCAAGCAGGGCGGCAACCTGCTGCTCCTCGACGAGCCGACCAACGACCTCGACGTCGAGACCCTGTCCTCGCTGGAGAACGCGCTGCTGGAGTTCCCGGGCTGCGCCGTGGTCGTCTCCCACGACCGCTGGTTCCTCGACCGCGTCGCCACGCACATCCTGGCGTACGAGGGCGAGTCCAAGTGGTTCTGGTTCGAGGGCAACTTCGAGTCGTACGAGAAGAACAAGGTCGAGCGCCTCGGTGCGGACGCGGCCCGTCCGCACCGCGCCACGTACAAGAAGCTGACCCGGGGCTGA
- a CDS encoding single-stranded DNA-binding protein, with the protein MVTLVGNAATAVEHRQTTAGVSVARFRLAATSRRWDRAQERWTDGGTSFYTVRSWRALADNVAASVAVGEPLVVQGRLRLREGEQPPDRGGQRWFSAEVDAVAIGHDLARGTAAFRRVVRPPRTDADHGPAPSSAPHLLPSSRQEPPGQQEPGEGMLSADRTPPGAAGSRTEPTESTEPTEPTESAESAEGERPVAGEDPAQADAQTPAEKPALATEPATRPAPATRPVPATRPALAKQPAGRQSPTKRRPPTARQSPAKRRAAEAISPPSEPLEGAVPPASTLTLSPEKVAVYRKVPGICR; encoded by the coding sequence ATGGTGACGCTGGTGGGGAATGCCGCAACGGCGGTGGAGCACCGGCAGACGACGGCGGGTGTGTCGGTGGCGAGGTTCCGGCTGGCGGCTACATCCCGTCGGTGGGACAGGGCGCAGGAGCGCTGGACCGACGGGGGGACGAGTTTCTACACGGTCCGGTCGTGGCGGGCGCTCGCCGACAACGTCGCGGCGTCGGTGGCGGTGGGGGAACCACTCGTCGTCCAGGGGCGCTTGCGGTTGCGGGAAGGGGAGCAGCCGCCCGACCGGGGCGGGCAGCGCTGGTTCTCGGCGGAGGTCGACGCCGTGGCGATCGGCCACGATCTCGCCCGCGGCACCGCCGCCTTCCGGAGAGTCGTCCGGCCGCCGCGTACGGACGCCGACCACGGACCGGCCCCGTCATCCGCACCGCACCTCTTGCCCTCGTCGCGGCAGGAGCCTCCCGGACAACAAGAGCCCGGGGAAGGGATGTTGTCCGCTGACCGGACACCGCCGGGCGCCGCGGGGTCACGGACTGAACCAACTGAATCAACTGAACCAACTGAACCGACAGAATCGGCAGAATCGGCAGAGGGGGAACGGCCGGTGGCCGGAGAGGACCCGGCGCAGGCCGACGCACAGACGCCCGCCGAGAAACCGGCACTCGCCACGGAACCCGCCACGAGGCCGGCGCCCGCCACGAGACCTGTGCCCGCCACGAGACCTGCACTCGCAAAGCAACCCGCCGGAAGACAGTCACCTACCAAGCGCCGGCCACCCACCGCGCGGCAGTCACCCGCCAAGAGACGGGCTGCCGAAGCGATTTCGCCACCGTCCGAACCGCTGGAAGGGGCCGTTCCGCCGGCCTCCACCCTAACCCTTTCGCCTGAGAAGGTCGCTGTGTACCGAAAAGTTCCGGGGATTTGTCGATAA
- a CDS encoding PP2C family serine/threonine-protein phosphatase: protein MGVTEPSRCPGCDEPCAAGDNFCGRCGAALPAPAAPPAYGARPAHGAGAVPPVPPLPPAPPGPAAAYGAVPAGPPPPPDPQARLPYGDAGTAPVPAPSPSPSPVPVPVPGNAPPLPGHAPSVAGPGPVAGPAPVADPPPPVGPPVDPPAVPPVDPRVAGYEAGADAAGADAAGTEPVTAAAERGAPGPASRTPKAAPAPPVAPATAPTATPADVPAGGPAPVGAPSGTPAHGAPAHGTARCAACRSGAVGPDGYCEHCGHARPRERDHMERELAGIAAVSDRGHRHHRNEDFFALRAAALPDGTPAVVAVVCDGVSSATRPDEASTAASEAAGEALRTSLPRGTHPQQAMHEAILAASSAVDALAPDSSSAHDEHRQQNAPACTFVGAVVGGGLLTVGWVGDSRAYWIPNDRTAPPARLTEDDSWAAQMVANNLMSEAEANADERAHAITGWLGADAYEVEPHTVTFQPDGPGVVVVCTDGLWNYAESAEQMAAVLPYDAPSRPLESARTLVTHALDGGGHDNVTVALVPFPAPAGRAGSA, encoded by the coding sequence ATGGGTGTGACTGAGCCGTCCCGGTGCCCGGGCTGCGACGAGCCGTGCGCTGCGGGAGACAACTTCTGCGGGCGGTGCGGCGCCGCTCTCCCGGCGCCCGCCGCGCCGCCGGCGTACGGCGCCCGGCCCGCGCACGGCGCCGGCGCCGTACCTCCCGTGCCGCCCCTGCCACCGGCGCCGCCCGGACCGGCGGCCGCCTACGGTGCGGTTCCGGCCGGACCGCCGCCTCCTCCGGACCCGCAGGCCCGGCTCCCGTACGGGGACGCGGGCACGGCGCCGGTGCCCGCGCCGTCGCCGTCGCCGTCGCCGGTACCGGTGCCGGTGCCGGGCAACGCCCCGCCGCTGCCCGGCCATGCGCCCTCGGTGGCCGGTCCCGGGCCGGTCGCCGGTCCCGCGCCGGTCGCCGACCCGCCGCCGCCTGTGGGCCCGCCGGTGGACCCGCCCGCCGTGCCGCCCGTCGACCCGCGCGTCGCCGGATACGAGGCGGGCGCGGACGCGGCGGGCGCCGACGCGGCGGGCACGGAGCCCGTCACGGCGGCCGCGGAACGGGGCGCGCCTGGCCCGGCCTCCCGTACACCAAAGGCCGCACCCGCTCCGCCCGTCGCGCCCGCCACAGCGCCCACCGCCACGCCCGCCGATGTCCCCGCGGGTGGCCCCGCACCGGTCGGTGCCCCGTCCGGCACCCCCGCCCACGGCGCCCCCGCCCACGGCACCGCCCGCTGCGCCGCCTGCCGTTCCGGCGCCGTGGGGCCGGACGGCTACTGCGAGCACTGCGGGCACGCCCGGCCCCGTGAACGCGACCACATGGAGCGCGAGTTGGCGGGCATCGCGGCGGTCAGCGACCGGGGCCACCGCCACCACCGCAACGAGGACTTCTTCGCGCTCCGTGCCGCCGCGCTCCCCGACGGCACCCCGGCCGTGGTCGCGGTGGTCTGTGACGGCGTCTCCTCGGCGACCCGCCCCGACGAGGCGTCCACGGCGGCGTCCGAGGCCGCCGGCGAGGCGCTGCGGACGTCGCTGCCGCGCGGTACCCACCCCCAGCAGGCCATGCACGAGGCCATCCTGGCGGCCTCCTCGGCCGTCGACGCGCTGGCTCCCGACTCCTCCTCGGCGCATGATGAACACCGCCAACAGAACGCCCCGGCCTGCACCTTCGTCGGTGCGGTGGTCGGCGGCGGGCTGCTGACCGTCGGCTGGGTCGGCGACAGCCGCGCCTACTGGATCCCCAACGACCGTACGGCGCCGCCCGCCCGGCTCACCGAGGACGACTCCTGGGCCGCCCAGATGGTCGCCAACAACCTGATGTCCGAGGCCGAGGCGAACGCCGACGAGCGAGCGCACGCCATCACCGGCTGGCTCGGCGCGGACGCGTACGAGGTCGAGCCGCACACCGTCACGTTCCAGCCGGACGGGCCCGGTGTCGTGGTGGTGTGCACCGACGGGCTGTGGAACTACGCCGAGTCCGCGGAGCAGATGGCCGCGGTGCTGCCGTACGACGCGCCCAGCAGGCCGCTGGAGAGCGCCCGCACGCTGGTCACCCACGCCCTCGACGGCGGCGGGCACGACAACGTAACGGTGGCTCTGGTGCCGTTCCCGGCCCCCGCGGGACGGGCAGGATCGGCCTGA
- a CDS encoding FHA domain-containing protein, with protein MAPFCEGCRYNFLTNSPTSYAPPPTQQPGPQGGQGGYGFPPPAPGPQGGQDGYGFPPPQQPQPPHGMPPGGPGRPGPGGFPDQPGPGGPGQPGPGGFPGMPGPGPAGQPGPPPQQQGGDDWTLNPPSAQAGPPPMAPAPPGPGPQAPFEQPSPFPAQPQAPYEQQPQAPFEQQQPGPYEQPQQSAPYEQQQMPPQQPGPDQQWNGGPGQGPAAPPQGPQPVVGNGWVVAITPDREYFMAMMGRSGPEAAGLNLPSYSPEQVLPLANGQIAVGRRRNSTGEAPDIDLGSAPEDPGVSHQHALLVQQQDGSWAVVDQNSTNGTTINLAEDPIQPYVPVPLHEGDRVHVGAWTTLTVRRG; from the coding sequence ATGGCGCCGTTCTGTGAGGGCTGCCGCTACAACTTCCTCACCAACTCCCCGACGTCCTACGCGCCGCCGCCCACCCAGCAGCCGGGCCCGCAGGGCGGCCAGGGCGGCTATGGCTTCCCGCCGCCCGCACCCGGCCCGCAGGGCGGCCAGGACGGCTACGGCTTCCCGCCGCCGCAGCAGCCCCAGCCCCCGCACGGCATGCCCCCCGGCGGCCCCGGCCGGCCCGGCCCCGGCGGGTTTCCCGACCAGCCCGGCCCCGGCGGTCCCGGTCAGCCTGGCCCCGGCGGCTTCCCCGGCATGCCCGGCCCCGGCCCGGCCGGTCAGCCCGGCCCGCCGCCGCAGCAGCAGGGCGGCGACGACTGGACGCTGAATCCGCCGAGCGCCCAGGCCGGACCCCCGCCGATGGCACCCGCACCGCCCGGACCGGGCCCGCAGGCCCCGTTCGAGCAGCCGTCGCCGTTCCCGGCGCAGCCGCAGGCCCCGTACGAGCAGCAGCCGCAGGCTCCGTTCGAGCAGCAGCAGCCCGGCCCGTACGAGCAGCCGCAGCAGTCCGCGCCGTACGAGCAGCAGCAGATGCCGCCGCAGCAGCCCGGACCCGACCAGCAGTGGAACGGCGGCCCCGGCCAGGGGCCCGCGGCACCGCCGCAGGGTCCGCAGCCGGTCGTCGGCAACGGCTGGGTGGTGGCGATCACGCCGGACCGCGAGTACTTCATGGCGATGATGGGCCGCAGCGGCCCGGAGGCGGCGGGGCTCAATCTGCCCTCGTACTCCCCCGAGCAGGTGCTCCCGCTCGCCAACGGACAGATCGCGGTCGGCCGCCGCCGGAACAGCACCGGTGAGGCCCCGGACATCGATCTGGGCAGCGCGCCGGAGGACCCGGGCGTCTCGCACCAGCACGCGCTGCTGGTGCAGCAGCAGGACGGCAGCTGGGCGGTGGTGGACCAGAACTCCACCAACGGCACGACGATCAACCTCGCCGAGGACCCCATCCAGCCCTATGTACCGGTGCCACTCCATGAGGGCGACCGGGTGCACGTCGGTGCCTGGACGACGCTGACCGTCCGCCGCGGCTGA